One part of the Paramormyrops kingsleyae isolate MSU_618 chromosome 2, PKINGS_0.4, whole genome shotgun sequence genome encodes these proteins:
- the LOC111856505 gene encoding uncharacterized protein isoform X3, translating to MKICTWTDLQAQMEMKKEAVPQKTEEDYSVGMLSHDGALAPVVVRRTTRLSNRGPSGERSTYAAVFGMSQQITACGERPKTVNQDCAHRGYFPGNTTRKSLSEIIGIKKCCTVNELDQATQFLGGKSDRGRGICTDMVLRSKTPKNLSLSRVNRRNRFGETLLHLAVMDEDIHLVREILKVGACANKADYAGWTPLHVAAATSHYGIVVTLLEAGAVVNFSGDKGVTPLHDAIESGNYKIVELLLSSGANPLQRMDDGRSALDMTMDACLRKLIERYQPKASQSSPGQCELWKWFCQDGSKVAKSALDSDAKASSTSGSFSPKKIACSKNQQSFGVEEVLKCRDSITAGDKDAVLSKPAIVFGKAGNGQVIAEGTEEDSQDSDFTPAITADNEKEHSELSLSQNNESIIICTEDLLGNGRNSDGNLVADVGEQFIHQISEDKAQECPESFTAYLEEATACCRVRNQMKEQNDLQTNFDLEQHKNGKNETVRCDLNIKQNFGYQTPKPIRNPSIAKDSVGNCEIRTSFESRTSDHEDDVNENMDECSISLLCPYARDSDLLCAPKAWHSLNACEGERLSTASNSTPSIKGSSSFSDSSTLSLLLEKSRSYDRFSASDLCKTSTAESQHEVSSFGEQYDIALSERISESFEIKNQSVEPLIACENKNNSTEVNQTLLEQDNDRYEPTVCMEHIEMIRLLSDSELSNLSNPETPYPEKDASICVPVNPINVEHFCNSLEDDCGALLALRGSGSCSSRVLSQENGCDITNWLLDSNTQVGSPKVVECVDLISQTIEDISQGAIEKAGLQCGQGLLSQQTLSCQSEFHISEQVSENAMSDNSGSVSKKEGLLESENNLSPHVLMSTSENLLCKFSCSSSKSQPMCHDTHNDDENCSFDSDCTYVSESCFLKSTEIEKLNNDSLNSGTSQDASNKYLKRQSKKQHDKFGKGSDQKRGKLIQDNVSNVDSIYIQEDCDPTDQSANILENLESGSDSINPVPCTGHQVQLRRKSAPQRTCCMDYLTEVLPSKKRRSSKNFQSTSSALDKVKMKQDEIQAMDLTDPEHKGKFTEAFAQIQTLLNDVQNKHKAENENLTRKYRIASDSFKHGTLREQLSSLSSRQKRLLDILQRQNNLRVRFQMFHNKPFESQTTTEAPWTSMNICDAETIHKTQWRDCHTGTLDQLSEENCSGFSSALSLCNEAVLLSCSDQAQVTLGINYAGPQFTVKELPTDSGTFFDGFVNVDNQADMPPSFTVQASPVAVHTEHIESQIVKAPSELAHLIKRGTIKPGENVFRLKLKGNCHIASLQENGSIKDTGGQVYISPEQWIGSVLGPSVPMSPTYAWKKVTYRSKPLLEYIKKAGPVADDSTASQQNCPSKVTPPDLLKEMCTKSSISDLTRIQTILLVSDSEFMNNYELDQHWKRLLESDDWTI from the exons ATGAAAATCTGTACATGGACAG atctgcaGGCTCAGATGGAAATGAAGAAAGAAGCAGTACCACAGAAAACAGAG GAAGATTACAGTGTGGGTATGTTGAGTCATGATGGTGCTTTAGCCCCAGTGGTGGTGCGACGTACTACAAGGCTGAGCAACAGGGGGCCATCAGGGGAGAG GAGTACATATGCTGCAGTCTTTGGCATGTCACAGCAAATAACTGCATGCGGTGAAAGACCAAAGACTGTGAACCAAGACTGTGCTCACAGAG GTTATTTTCCAGGCAATACAACAAGGAAGTCTTTGTCTGAGATCATCGGCATTAAAAAATGCTGCACAGTGAATGAACTGGATCAAGCTACACAGTTTTTGGGGGGCAAATCTGATCGTGGCAGAGGTATTT GTACAGATATGGTGTTAAGATCAAAGACGCCGAAGAACCTGTCCCTCAGCAGAGTTAACCGACGAAACAGGTTTGGAGAAACCCTGCTTCATCTAGCTGTGATGGACGAAGATATACATTTGGTGAGAGAGATATTAAAAGTTGGTGCCTGTGCAAACAAAGCTGACTATGCAG GCTGGACTCCACTACATGTGGCAGCAGCTACAAGTCATTATGGCATTGTCGTGACCCTACTTGAGGCTGGGGCTGTGGTTAACTTCTCTGGAGACAAGGGTGTCACTCCACTTCATGATGCCATAGAGTCAGGAAATTATAAG ATTGTAGAGCTGCTTTTGAGCAGTGGGGCAAATCCATTGCAGAGGATGGATGACGGAAGATCAGCCTTAGACATGACTATGGATGCTTGCTTGAGGAAACTGATAGAAAGATACCAGCCCAAAGCCAGTCAATCATCCCCAG GACAATGTGAGCTTTGGAAATGGTTTTGCCAAGATGGATCCAAG GTAGCAAAATCTGCACTCGACAGTGATGCCAAAGCAAGTTCCACTTCTGGAAGTTTTTCTCCAAAAAAGATTGCATGCAGTAAAAACCAACAATCATTTGGTGTGGAAGAAGTGTTAAAAT GTAGAGATTCAATAACTGCTGGGGACAAGGATGCTGTTTTATCAAAACCTGCCATTGTGTTCGGCAAAGCTGGAAATGGACAAGTTATTGCAGAAGGAACTGAAGAGGATAGTCAGGATTCAGATTTCACACCAGCCATAACAGCGGACAATGAAAAAGAACACTCAGAATTGTCACTGTCACAAAACAATGAGAGCATAATCATTTGTACTGAAGATTTGTTGGGGAATGGTAGAAACTCAGATGGTAACCTTGTGGCTGATGTTGGAGAACAGTTTATTCATCAAATCTCGGAAGACAAAGCTCAAGAGTGTCCTGAATCTTTCACAGCCTATTTAGAAGAAGCTACGGCTTGCTGTAGAGTCAGAAATCAAATGAAAGAGCAAAATGATTTACAAACAAATTTTGACTTGGAGCAACACAAAAATGGTAAAAATGAAACTGTGAGATGTGATTTGAACATAAAGCAGAACTTTGGCTACCAAACTCCTAAGCCTATAAGAAATCCCAGTATTGCCAAGGATTCTGTTGGAAATTGTGAAATCAGAACATCATTTGAATCCAGAACAAGTGACCATGAAGATGATGTGAATGAAAATATGGATGAGTGCAGCATATCACTGCTATGTCCTTATGCAAGGGATTCAGATCTTCTATGTGCTCCAAAGGCTTGGCATAGCCTGAATGCTTGTGAAGGCGAAAGGTTGTCTACAGCAAGCAATTCAACACCATCGATCAAAGGATCATCTAGCTTCTCGGACAGTAGCACACTATCACTACTTTTAGAAAAAAGCAGAAGTTATGATAGATTTTCAGCTTCTGATTTATGTAAAACTAGTACTGCAGAATCACAGCATGAAGTCTCAAGTTTTGGTGAACAATATGATATTGCCCTGTCTGAGAGAATTTCAGAATCTTTCGAGATTAAAAATCAGTCAGTTGAGCCATTAATTGCctgtgaaaacaaaaataacagcaCTGAAGTGAACCAAACATTGTTGGAACAAGATAATGACCGATATGAACCCACAGTGTGCATGGAACATATAGAAATGATTCGTTTGTTGTCAGACAGTGAACTTTCCAACTTATCTAATCCTGAGACTCCATACCCTGAGAAGGATGCATCGatctgtgtgcctgtaaatCCTATAAATGTAGAACATTTTTGCAACTCACTGGAAGATGATTGTGGTGCCCTTTTAGCTTTGAGGGGTTCTGGAAGTTGCAGCTCCAGAGTATTATCACAAGAAAATGGATGTGACATCACTAACTGGTTACTTGACTCTAACACCCAGGTGGGATCACCGAAAGTTGTAGAGTGTGTAGATCTTATCTCTCAGACAATAGAGGATATTTCACAGGGAGCAATTGAAAAGGCAGGTTTACAATGTGGCCAGGGGCTTCTCTCCCAACAAACATTGTCATGCCAGTCTGAGTTCCATATAAGTGAACAAGTTTCAGAGAATGCTATGAGTGACAATTCTGGCTCTGTATCCAAAAAGGAAGGACTGTTAGAATCAGAAAACAACTTAAGCCCTCATGTACTGATGTCCACTTCTGAAAATCTCCTGTGCAAATTCTCCTGCAGTTCAAGTAAATCACAGCCAATGTGTCATGACACACACAATGATGACGAAAACTGTTCATTTGATTCTGATTGTACTTATGTTTCagaatcttgctttttgaaaaGTACAGAAATTGAGAAGTTGAACAATGACAGCCTAAATTCAG GTACCAGCCAGGATGCAAGCAATAAATATTTGAAGAGGCAGAGTAAGAAGCAACACGATAAATTTGGCAAAGGGTCTGACCAGAAAAGGGGTAAATTAATACAAGACAATGTTTCCAACGTGGATTCAATCTACATTCAAGAAGATTGTGACCCAACTGACCAATCTGCCAATATCCTAGAAAACCTGGAAAGTGGAAGTGACTCCATTAACCCAGTTCCTTGCACAG GACATCAAGTCCAGTTGAGAAGGAAATCAGCTCCTCAGAGGACTTGCTGCATGGACTATTTGACTGAGGTTCTACCCAGCAAAAAGCGCAGAAGTAGCAAAAAC TTTCAATCTACCTCATCCGCATTAGACAAAGTGAAAATGAAGCAAGACGAAATACAGGCCATGGATTTGACAGACCCAGAGCATAAAG GTAAATTTACTGAGGCATTTGCCCAGATCCAGACATTGCTCAATGATGTGCAGAACAAACACAAGGCAGAAAATGAAAATCTGACCAGAAAGTACAG gatTGCCTCTGATTCTTTTAAGCATGGCACTCTCAGAGAACAATTATCATCACTTTCTTCAAGGCAAAAACGCCTGTTGGATATACTGCAAAGACAGAACAATCTCAGAGTTAGATTTCAGATGTTCCACAACAAGCCTTTTGAGAGTCAAACCACCACAGAAGCTCCTTGGACAAGTATGAACATATGTGATGCCGAAACAATTCACAAAACCCAGTGGAGAGACTGTCACACTGGTACTCTGGACCAACTTTCAGAAGAAAACTGTTCAGGTTTCAGCTCAGCTTTGAGCCTCTGCAATGAAGCTGTTTTACTGAGCTGCAGTGACCAAGCCCAAGTTACTTTGGGTATCAATTATGCAGGACCCCAGTTCACAGTTAAGGAACTACCCACAGATTCAGGCACATTTTTTGATGGCTTTGTGAATGTTGATAACCAAGCAGACATGCCACCCAGTTTCACAGTCCAGGCTAGCCCAGTTGCAGTTCACACTGAACACATTGAATCACAGATTGTTAaggcaccatctgagctggcTCATCTTATTAAACGAGGCACCATCAAACCTGGAGAGAATGTGTTCAGGCTAAAGTTGAAG GGTAATTGTCACATAGCTTCCCTCCAGGAAAATGGATCTATAAAGGACACAGGAGGTCAAGTCTACATTTCTCCAGAGCAGTGGATTGGATCTGTTTTGGGGCCCAGTGTTCCTATGAGCCCAACATATGCATGGAAAAAg gtgACATACAGGTCCAAACCACTCTTAGAATACATAAAGAAGGCTGGCCCAGTGGCCGACGACTCCACAGCATCACAGCAAAACTGTCCATCCAAAGTCACACCTCCAGATCTCCTTAAAG AGATGTGTACCAAGTCCTCCATCAGTGATTTAACGAGGATACAGACCATTCTTCTAGTAAGTGACAGTGAGTTCATGAACAACTATGAACTGGACCAACATTGGAAGAGGCTGTTAGAGTCTGATGACTGGACCATTTGA
- the LOC111856505 gene encoding uncharacterized protein isoform X2, which yields MKICTWTDLQAQMEMKKEAVPQKTEEDYSVGMLSHDGALAPVVVRRTTRLSNRGPSGERSTYAAVFGMSQQITACGERPKTVNQDCAHRGYFPGNTTRKSLSEIIGIKKCCTVNELDQATQFLGGKSDRGRGTDMVLRSKTPKNLSLSRVNRRNRFGETLLHLAVMDEDIHLVREILKVGACANKADYAGWTPLHVAAATSHYGIVVTLLEAGAVVNFSGDKGVTPLHDAIESGNYKIVELLLSSGANPLQRMDDGRSALDMTMDACLRKLIERYQPKASQSSPGQCELWKWFCQDGSKVAKSALDSDAKASSTSGSFSPKKIACSKNQQSFGVEEVLKCRDSITAGDKDAVLSKPAIVFGKAGNGQVIAEGTEEDSQDSDFTPAITADNEKEHSELSLSQNNESIIICTEDLLGNGRNSDGNLVADVGEQFIHQISEDKAQECPESFTAYLEEATACCRVRNQMKEQNDLQTNFDLEQHKNGKNETVRCDLNIKQNFGYQTPKPIRNPSIAKDSVGNCEIRTSFESRTSDHEDDVNENMDECSISLLCPYARDSDLLCAPKAWHSLNACEGERLSTASNSTPSIKGSSSFSDSSTLSLLLEKSRSYDRFSASDLCKTSTAESQHEVSSFGEQYDIALSERISESFEIKNQSVEPLIACENKNNSTEVNQTLLEQDNDRYEPTVCMEHIEMIRLLSDSELSNLSNPETPYPEKDASICVPVNPINVEHFCNSLEDDCGALLALRGSGSCSSRVLSQENGCDITNWLLDSNTQVGSPKVVECVDLISQTIEDISQGAIEKAGLQCGQGLLSQQTLSCQSEFHISEQVSENAMSDNSGSVSKKEGLLESENNLSPHVLMSTSENLLCKFSCSSSKSQPMCHDTHNDDENCSFDSDCTYVSESCFLKSTEIEKLNNDSLNSGTSQDASNKYLKRQSKKQHDKFGKGSDQKRGKLIQDNVSNVDSIYIQEDCDPTDQSANILENLESGSDSINPVPCTVSVPILGHQVQLRRKSAPQRTCCMDYLTEVLPSKKRRSSKNFQSTSSALDKVKMKQDEIQAMDLTDPEHKGKFTEAFAQIQTLLNDVQNKHKAENENLTRKYRIASDSFKHGTLREQLSSLSSRQKRLLDILQRQNNLRVRFQMFHNKPFESQTTTEAPWTSMNICDAETIHKTQWRDCHTGTLDQLSEENCSGFSSALSLCNEAVLLSCSDQAQVTLGINYAGPQFTVKELPTDSGTFFDGFVNVDNQADMPPSFTVQASPVAVHTEHIESQIVKAPSELAHLIKRGTIKPGENVFRLKLKGNCHIASLQENGSIKDTGGQVYISPEQWIGSVLGPSVPMSPTYAWKKVTYRSKPLLEYIKKAGPVADDSTASQQNCPSKVTPPDLLKEMCTKSSISDLTRIQTILLVSDSEFMNNYELDQHWKRLLESDDWTI from the exons ATGAAAATCTGTACATGGACAG atctgcaGGCTCAGATGGAAATGAAGAAAGAAGCAGTACCACAGAAAACAGAG GAAGATTACAGTGTGGGTATGTTGAGTCATGATGGTGCTTTAGCCCCAGTGGTGGTGCGACGTACTACAAGGCTGAGCAACAGGGGGCCATCAGGGGAGAG GAGTACATATGCTGCAGTCTTTGGCATGTCACAGCAAATAACTGCATGCGGTGAAAGACCAAAGACTGTGAACCAAGACTGTGCTCACAGAG GTTATTTTCCAGGCAATACAACAAGGAAGTCTTTGTCTGAGATCATCGGCATTAAAAAATGCTGCACAGTGAATGAACTGGATCAAGCTACACAGTTTTTGGGGGGCAAATCTGATCGTGGCAGAG GTACAGATATGGTGTTAAGATCAAAGACGCCGAAGAACCTGTCCCTCAGCAGAGTTAACCGACGAAACAGGTTTGGAGAAACCCTGCTTCATCTAGCTGTGATGGACGAAGATATACATTTGGTGAGAGAGATATTAAAAGTTGGTGCCTGTGCAAACAAAGCTGACTATGCAG GCTGGACTCCACTACATGTGGCAGCAGCTACAAGTCATTATGGCATTGTCGTGACCCTACTTGAGGCTGGGGCTGTGGTTAACTTCTCTGGAGACAAGGGTGTCACTCCACTTCATGATGCCATAGAGTCAGGAAATTATAAG ATTGTAGAGCTGCTTTTGAGCAGTGGGGCAAATCCATTGCAGAGGATGGATGACGGAAGATCAGCCTTAGACATGACTATGGATGCTTGCTTGAGGAAACTGATAGAAAGATACCAGCCCAAAGCCAGTCAATCATCCCCAG GACAATGTGAGCTTTGGAAATGGTTTTGCCAAGATGGATCCAAG GTAGCAAAATCTGCACTCGACAGTGATGCCAAAGCAAGTTCCACTTCTGGAAGTTTTTCTCCAAAAAAGATTGCATGCAGTAAAAACCAACAATCATTTGGTGTGGAAGAAGTGTTAAAAT GTAGAGATTCAATAACTGCTGGGGACAAGGATGCTGTTTTATCAAAACCTGCCATTGTGTTCGGCAAAGCTGGAAATGGACAAGTTATTGCAGAAGGAACTGAAGAGGATAGTCAGGATTCAGATTTCACACCAGCCATAACAGCGGACAATGAAAAAGAACACTCAGAATTGTCACTGTCACAAAACAATGAGAGCATAATCATTTGTACTGAAGATTTGTTGGGGAATGGTAGAAACTCAGATGGTAACCTTGTGGCTGATGTTGGAGAACAGTTTATTCATCAAATCTCGGAAGACAAAGCTCAAGAGTGTCCTGAATCTTTCACAGCCTATTTAGAAGAAGCTACGGCTTGCTGTAGAGTCAGAAATCAAATGAAAGAGCAAAATGATTTACAAACAAATTTTGACTTGGAGCAACACAAAAATGGTAAAAATGAAACTGTGAGATGTGATTTGAACATAAAGCAGAACTTTGGCTACCAAACTCCTAAGCCTATAAGAAATCCCAGTATTGCCAAGGATTCTGTTGGAAATTGTGAAATCAGAACATCATTTGAATCCAGAACAAGTGACCATGAAGATGATGTGAATGAAAATATGGATGAGTGCAGCATATCACTGCTATGTCCTTATGCAAGGGATTCAGATCTTCTATGTGCTCCAAAGGCTTGGCATAGCCTGAATGCTTGTGAAGGCGAAAGGTTGTCTACAGCAAGCAATTCAACACCATCGATCAAAGGATCATCTAGCTTCTCGGACAGTAGCACACTATCACTACTTTTAGAAAAAAGCAGAAGTTATGATAGATTTTCAGCTTCTGATTTATGTAAAACTAGTACTGCAGAATCACAGCATGAAGTCTCAAGTTTTGGTGAACAATATGATATTGCCCTGTCTGAGAGAATTTCAGAATCTTTCGAGATTAAAAATCAGTCAGTTGAGCCATTAATTGCctgtgaaaacaaaaataacagcaCTGAAGTGAACCAAACATTGTTGGAACAAGATAATGACCGATATGAACCCACAGTGTGCATGGAACATATAGAAATGATTCGTTTGTTGTCAGACAGTGAACTTTCCAACTTATCTAATCCTGAGACTCCATACCCTGAGAAGGATGCATCGatctgtgtgcctgtaaatCCTATAAATGTAGAACATTTTTGCAACTCACTGGAAGATGATTGTGGTGCCCTTTTAGCTTTGAGGGGTTCTGGAAGTTGCAGCTCCAGAGTATTATCACAAGAAAATGGATGTGACATCACTAACTGGTTACTTGACTCTAACACCCAGGTGGGATCACCGAAAGTTGTAGAGTGTGTAGATCTTATCTCTCAGACAATAGAGGATATTTCACAGGGAGCAATTGAAAAGGCAGGTTTACAATGTGGCCAGGGGCTTCTCTCCCAACAAACATTGTCATGCCAGTCTGAGTTCCATATAAGTGAACAAGTTTCAGAGAATGCTATGAGTGACAATTCTGGCTCTGTATCCAAAAAGGAAGGACTGTTAGAATCAGAAAACAACTTAAGCCCTCATGTACTGATGTCCACTTCTGAAAATCTCCTGTGCAAATTCTCCTGCAGTTCAAGTAAATCACAGCCAATGTGTCATGACACACACAATGATGACGAAAACTGTTCATTTGATTCTGATTGTACTTATGTTTCagaatcttgctttttgaaaaGTACAGAAATTGAGAAGTTGAACAATGACAGCCTAAATTCAG GTACCAGCCAGGATGCAAGCAATAAATATTTGAAGAGGCAGAGTAAGAAGCAACACGATAAATTTGGCAAAGGGTCTGACCAGAAAAGGGGTAAATTAATACAAGACAATGTTTCCAACGTGGATTCAATCTACATTCAAGAAGATTGTGACCCAACTGACCAATCTGCCAATATCCTAGAAAACCTGGAAAGTGGAAGTGACTCCATTAACCCAGTTCCTTGCACAG TCTCTGTGCCTATTTTAGGACATCAAGTCCAGTTGAGAAGGAAATCAGCTCCTCAGAGGACTTGCTGCATGGACTATTTGACTGAGGTTCTACCCAGCAAAAAGCGCAGAAGTAGCAAAAAC TTTCAATCTACCTCATCCGCATTAGACAAAGTGAAAATGAAGCAAGACGAAATACAGGCCATGGATTTGACAGACCCAGAGCATAAAG GTAAATTTACTGAGGCATTTGCCCAGATCCAGACATTGCTCAATGATGTGCAGAACAAACACAAGGCAGAAAATGAAAATCTGACCAGAAAGTACAG gatTGCCTCTGATTCTTTTAAGCATGGCACTCTCAGAGAACAATTATCATCACTTTCTTCAAGGCAAAAACGCCTGTTGGATATACTGCAAAGACAGAACAATCTCAGAGTTAGATTTCAGATGTTCCACAACAAGCCTTTTGAGAGTCAAACCACCACAGAAGCTCCTTGGACAAGTATGAACATATGTGATGCCGAAACAATTCACAAAACCCAGTGGAGAGACTGTCACACTGGTACTCTGGACCAACTTTCAGAAGAAAACTGTTCAGGTTTCAGCTCAGCTTTGAGCCTCTGCAATGAAGCTGTTTTACTGAGCTGCAGTGACCAAGCCCAAGTTACTTTGGGTATCAATTATGCAGGACCCCAGTTCACAGTTAAGGAACTACCCACAGATTCAGGCACATTTTTTGATGGCTTTGTGAATGTTGATAACCAAGCAGACATGCCACCCAGTTTCACAGTCCAGGCTAGCCCAGTTGCAGTTCACACTGAACACATTGAATCACAGATTGTTAaggcaccatctgagctggcTCATCTTATTAAACGAGGCACCATCAAACCTGGAGAGAATGTGTTCAGGCTAAAGTTGAAG GGTAATTGTCACATAGCTTCCCTCCAGGAAAATGGATCTATAAAGGACACAGGAGGTCAAGTCTACATTTCTCCAGAGCAGTGGATTGGATCTGTTTTGGGGCCCAGTGTTCCTATGAGCCCAACATATGCATGGAAAAAg gtgACATACAGGTCCAAACCACTCTTAGAATACATAAAGAAGGCTGGCCCAGTGGCCGACGACTCCACAGCATCACAGCAAAACTGTCCATCCAAAGTCACACCTCCAGATCTCCTTAAAG AGATGTGTACCAAGTCCTCCATCAGTGATTTAACGAGGATACAGACCATTCTTCTAGTAAGTGACAGTGAGTTCATGAACAACTATGAACTGGACCAACATTGGAAGAGGCTGTTAGAGTCTGATGACTGGACCATTTGA